The sequence TAAACCGGAGAGACCAGAAAGGAAGATTTAAATGGGATAGCTTCGATAGAGTGTGGGATTACTACGTAAATAAGCCACGGATAACAGTGGACATATGGTATACTAAAGCGAATGTGGCATTATGAGCCGAAGTTGATTTGAAGAGCCGTATGCGGGAAAACCGCACGTACGGTTCTGTGAGGGGCAGTAGGCAATCCCTTCATGTATATAAATACGAAAGAAAGGAGTGTCGAGACTGTCTACTCGACTTAAAGATATGTGTTTATTTGAATATGATGAAGAAAAACATATACGAGGTGAACGAGCTGAAGCTAAGGAAGAAGGTAGACAAGAAGAAAGAATTAGATTACTTGTGAAATTTGCAAAAGATG comes from Clostridiales bacterium and encodes:
- a CDS encoding resolvase, whose product is MSRLSTRLKDMCLFEYDEEKHIRGERAEAKEEGRQEERIRLLVKFAKDGILTIEKAAKEAGISVEEFQKILEEMQ